A section of the Verrucomicrobiota bacterium genome encodes:
- a CDS encoding cupin domain-containing protein, producing MTTTRVIHVPLGSGKSFWGPGGDRYRFLITGETSGGSCFIVECLVPPGGGPPMHTHLREDECFYLLEGELEIEVGGKSVDVRAGDFVHAPRGVPHTYRNTGSGQAKMIATFTPSGMEGWFEKTLDPVGEGEEVPPPPSPGMVQRMLDAGPEFGVEW from the coding sequence ATGACCACGACGCGCGTCATTCACGTTCCACTCGGTTCAGGGAAATCCTTCTGGGGTCCCGGCGGTGACCGCTACCGCTTCCTGATCACGGGGGAAACCAGCGGTGGCTCCTGTTTTATCGTGGAGTGCCTGGTGCCGCCAGGCGGTGGACCTCCGATGCACACCCATCTCCGGGAGGATGAATGTTTCTATCTCCTGGAAGGGGAGTTGGAGATCGAGGTGGGGGGCAAGAGTGTCGATGTCCGAGCCGGAGATTTCGTCCATGCACCGCGTGGGGTTCCTCACACCTATCGCAACACGGGATCAGGCCAGGCCAAGATGATCGCGACCTTCACCCCGTCTGGGATGGAGGGGTGGTTTGAGAAGACATTGGATCCTGTTGGTGAGGGAGAGGAGGTGCCGCCGCCGCCAAGTCCCGGAATGGTCCAGCGCATGCTGGATGCGGGGCCTGAATTCGGCGTCGAATGGTGA